One Plasmodium cynomolgi strain B DNA, scaffold: 0119, whole genome shotgun sequence DNA window includes the following coding sequences:
- a CDS encoding hypothetical protein (putative), whose translation MNRNVVDSAISLLRDDVIYYCFTKEHFVENHLNLFLDVKNNNNGKFEKESKLYIFYTLFDMDMKLLNTDDKAMCNSKSDKLDKMICKVEHLLKNIREYLTDFDLDIKNALDYLIYWLYGQLNEIGHNVNDINSFHTKVINYFNTKFPELKDELNKKYIKSYNIKVLKNKKELYDFLNYYIYIKDRVNKNRNNEEYCNYIVYIFKLYKEIHDDYNSMNSGWYDDEIKLFKDKISGVDNEINLLIKKCPLINSNLIFEEYNKSTRLIELEKSKEEGEKNFKSIKTILQV comes from the exons ATGAATAGAAACGTGGTGGATTCTGCAATAAGCTTACTACGGGATGATGTAATTTACTATTGTTTTACTAAAGAACATTTTGTAGAAAATCActtgaatttatttcttgatgttaaaaataataataat GGAAAATTTGAGAAGGAAtccaaattatatattttttatacactaTTTGATATGGATATGAAACTATTGAATACAGATGACAAAGCGATGTGCAATTCAAAAAGTGACAAATTAGATAAAATGATTTGTAAGGTAGAAcacttattaaaaaatataagagaATATTTAACTGATTTTGAtttagatataaaaaatgctttagATTATTTGATATACTGGTTGTATGGTCAATTAAATGAAATCGGCCATAACGTTAATGATATTAACTCATTTCACACCAAGGTGATAAATTACTTCAATACTAAATTTCCTGAACTTAAGgatgaattaaataaaaaatatataaaatcatataatataaaagtgctaaaaaataagaaagaactatatgattttttgaattactatatatatataaaagacagggtgaataaaaatagaaataacGAGGAGTATTGCAATTAcatagtatatatttttaaattatataaggAAATACACGATGATTATAATTCTATGAATTCAGGGTGGTATgatgatgaaataaaactATTTAAAGACAAAATTAGTGGCGTagataatgaaataaatttattgataaaaaaatgtcctcTTATCAATTCAAATTTAATATTCgaagaatataataaatcGACAAGACTAATAGAACtggaaaaatcaaaagaagaaggagaaaaaaacttcaaatcCATTAAAACGATTCTACAGGTATAG